AAGGCCACACCGGCGCGAATAGAAGCCATCGCGTGCCAAACATTCCTCACCGAAGAGCGAGACACTTGGAAGCTCACGGGTGCCCTCCTGCGCGACCGTCTCAAGGCAAACGAGTTCATGGAAGAACGCGGCAACAGAACCATGTTCGTCGACAGATCTTGCGAAGGTAGCGACCGGAAAATTGTGGAGGCCCTCATGGCGAAAGACTCCTTCACACGCCAGGCGCAACTAGTGGTCGACTGGATGGAAAGCTGCGTGGCGCATCAGCGCGGTATGCGCGATGACAACGACAAGGTCCAGTACATTGCCGGCGGAAGCTGCGCCTGGAAAAACACACTGCACCATGTGCAGTCCCACAATAACATCGGTAGTGCATCGTCGTCTCACGTGACTGAACTGGACGCGGGCGCGCCCTCGAGGCACTGGGTACCGATGCACGAATTCCACCTCTTCCACAGCGTATTCTTCCATCTGCGAGCAGGCTAACTGCTGAGGGCCAAAGAGCTGGTTGCCGACAACGGTCATCGTTGGCTAGCCGCCGCGCTCGAAGGATGCAGGCCATGCCATGACCTGCACAACGCCAGCATCTTTGGTGCCGGCTTCAAGCAAACCACCCAAGGCAGCTTCTACTGGAATTTTTGGATGCGAGCCTGCTGGAGAGCGGCGTCGAGTCCCGTGTGTTCACGTTACTAGCGCGCTGTGTATGGTGCTCTGAGTGGCAACCTACAAGCAATGCTGCCCACGTGTACCACATGGGATGATCAGCTATGGGCTCGCATGCGCGCTGTTGTGGATGTGTGCGTAGAGCAGGAGCTCCGCACTGCCAAGAAGCAAGATAGAAGCCTCGGACCATTACCGCCCGGCTACCCCAGTGACCGTGGAACCTTTGAAACCGTCTTCCGTGACCTGCGGGAGGCTGTGGGCACGAGGGGCAAGCGGCACCAAGAGATCGCACACATCCTGCAGCGAGGTGTAGTGCTTGGCGATGCTGATGCTTTGATAGAAGAAATACACTACTGGGTAGTTCGTCAGGTGGATAAAACGCCGCTTCTGACCATTCGGTTTCTGGTTCACATGGCACTGTTGCTGCGACAAGTTGGCGCCGAGACCAGCACTGAGGCGTTCAGTGAACTTCTTAGCATCTACATACACATGCTCGTCGACGAAAGCCATGCCTCCTTGGTGGCCACGTACGCAGCCGCTCTAAAAGCAACCGACCCTGTCGCCAAGTACAAGCAGCTTGCACGGCCTCCAAACTAGAGCCCCAAAGAACAGGACCTCCGCCTTTGTG
The nucleotide sequence above comes from Rhipicephalus microplus isolate Deutch F79 chromosome 2, USDA_Rmic, whole genome shotgun sequence. Encoded proteins:
- the LOC142790139 gene encoding nuclear pore complex protein Nup107-like; the encoded protein is MEDFTTPDGRRPLRGTGNVSTNLEAADITTFSASIVLATENPAAVVTAGIYTDFMKAYNAHTSREDVVTLVEKYASLCDSYLAEVMKVTESLVSRKATPARIEAIACQTFLTEERDTWKLTGALLRDRLKANEFMEERGNRTMFVDRSCEGSDRKIVEALMAKDSFTRQAQLVVDWMESCVAHQRGMRDDNDKVQYIAGGSCAWKNTLHHVQSHNNIGSASSSHVTELDAGAPSRHWVPMHEFHLFHSVFFHLRRAVYGALSGNLQAMLPTCTTWDDQLWARMRAVVDVCVEQELRTAKKQDRSLGPLPPGYPSDRGTFETVFRDLREAVGTRGKRHQEIAHILQRGVVLGDADALIEEIHYWVVRQVDKTPLLTIRFLVHMALLLRQVGAETSTEAFSELLSIYIHMLVDESHASLVATYAAALKATDPVAKYKQLARPPN